One window of the Halobacillus litoralis genome contains the following:
- a CDS encoding glycosyltransferase family 4 protein, which yields MKIAIITETFLPSTDGVVTRLKEAITYLRKQEHEVVVIAPDLGVKEYEGAVVEGVKTTIMPFYKSKEFSMPQKKVKDLLEKHDPDLVHVVNPALVGVSGVYYADKLNYPLIASYHTHVPKYLDYYRLYPFKPLVWWYFRKLHNYADMNLCTSKAIKKELDEKNFYNVSVWDRGVAVDHYHPHHKNAEMRMRLSGGKPENKLLVFVGRMAPEKEIEKIKPLLEARDDLSLAMVGDGPVKDDLEKTFAGTNTVFTGLLHGEELAQAFSSSDALIFPSVTETLGLVILEAMASGLPVIAAKSGPTMEQVEDGTNGLLFENENVNSMIEAINRLEDEELYSKLCKNAREEAEKHSWQKPSEQILDYYYETLKVFEESQTKSTKKSKVKVTE from the coding sequence TTGAAAATCGCCATCATTACAGAAACATTCCTCCCATCCACAGATGGAGTAGTCACACGATTAAAAGAAGCCATCACATATCTGCGTAAACAAGAGCATGAAGTTGTTGTCATTGCTCCAGATCTTGGTGTGAAGGAGTACGAAGGGGCGGTTGTAGAAGGGGTCAAAACAACGATAATGCCATTTTACAAATCCAAAGAATTTTCCATGCCGCAAAAAAAAGTGAAGGATTTGTTGGAAAAGCACGATCCGGATCTCGTTCATGTAGTCAATCCTGCACTTGTAGGAGTCTCAGGTGTCTATTATGCAGATAAGTTGAATTATCCTTTAATCGCTTCTTATCATACTCATGTGCCAAAGTATCTGGATTATTATCGGCTTTATCCCTTCAAACCTCTTGTTTGGTGGTATTTCCGCAAATTGCACAATTATGCAGACATGAATCTCTGTACATCCAAAGCCATCAAAAAGGAACTGGATGAAAAGAATTTTTACAACGTAAGTGTCTGGGATAGGGGTGTAGCCGTCGATCATTACCATCCCCATCATAAGAATGCGGAGATGAGAATGCGTCTCTCTGGAGGTAAACCGGAAAATAAACTGTTAGTATTTGTCGGGCGGATGGCTCCAGAAAAAGAGATTGAGAAAATTAAACCTTTATTAGAGGCTAGGGATGATTTATCGTTAGCCATGGTCGGCGATGGACCAGTCAAAGATGACTTAGAAAAGACATTTGCAGGTACGAACACCGTATTTACAGGGCTCCTCCATGGAGAGGAACTAGCCCAAGCCTTTTCTTCATCTGATGCACTGATTTTCCCTTCTGTCACAGAAACGCTAGGCCTTGTTATCCTTGAAGCGATGGCTTCAGGTTTACCGGTTATCGCAGCTAAAAGCGGACCTACGATGGAACAGGTAGAAGACGGAACAAATGGTCTGTTATTCGAGAATGAAAACGTGAATAGTATGATTGAGGCGATCAATCGCTTAGAAGATGAAGAGTTATACAGTAAATTATGCAAAAATGCCAGGGAAGAAGCAGAAAAGCACAGCTGGCAAAAACCTTCTGAGCAGATTCTTGATTACTACTATGAAACATTAAAGGTTTTTGAAGAGTCACAAACAAAGAGTACAAAAAAATCAAAGGTTAAAGTCACAGAGTAA
- a CDS encoding NAD-dependent epimerase/dehydratase family protein, whose amino-acid sequence MRIIVAGGDGFCGWPTALYLSKQGHDVTIVDNLVRREYDEELHSNSVTPIASLEDRVAKWKEVSGNEIKTYIGDLNHYDFLREVFRQVEPEAFVHFAEQRSAPYSMIDREHAVYTQTNNVMGNLNVLYAIKEFAPECHLIKLGTMGEYGTPNIDIEEGYIEVEHKGRKDTLPYPKQPGSFYHLSKVHDSHNIMFACKIWGIRATDLNQGIVYGLHTDETKLDPLLVNRVDYDGVFGTALNRFINQAAIGHDITVYGSGGQTRAFLNIEDTVRCVEIAAENPADKGEFRVFNQFTEWFSVQDLAERVQKIAKEEGFETEVKKIENPRIENEDHYYNAVNTKLRDLGLEPHLLTDDVIRDILRTAVENKDRIIQENVLPSITWK is encoded by the coding sequence ATGAGGATTATTGTAGCAGGGGGAGATGGTTTTTGCGGTTGGCCGACTGCATTGTACCTATCCAAACAAGGACATGATGTAACAATTGTAGATAATTTAGTACGGAGAGAATATGACGAAGAACTCCATTCCAATTCCGTTACACCAATCGCTTCATTGGAAGATCGTGTAGCGAAATGGAAAGAAGTTTCAGGCAATGAAATTAAAACCTATATCGGTGATCTGAATCATTACGATTTCTTACGCGAAGTATTTCGCCAAGTAGAGCCTGAAGCATTTGTACACTTTGCTGAACAGCGCTCAGCTCCATATTCCATGATCGATCGTGAGCACGCTGTTTATACACAAACAAACAATGTAATGGGGAACTTGAACGTTCTATACGCCATTAAAGAATTTGCACCAGAATGCCACTTGATAAAACTAGGAACAATGGGTGAATATGGTACTCCGAATATTGATATTGAAGAAGGGTATATTGAAGTTGAACATAAAGGCCGCAAAGATACGCTCCCGTATCCGAAGCAGCCAGGTTCATTCTATCACCTCTCTAAAGTGCATGACAGTCACAATATCATGTTCGCTTGTAAGATCTGGGGAATCCGTGCGACAGATTTGAATCAAGGCATTGTGTATGGTTTACATACAGACGAGACAAAGCTTGATCCACTACTAGTGAACCGTGTCGATTATGATGGAGTTTTCGGTACAGCTCTTAACCGTTTTATCAACCAGGCAGCCATTGGGCATGATATTACTGTTTATGGTTCAGGTGGGCAGACCCGGGCATTCCTGAACATCGAAGATACTGTCCGCTGTGTAGAAATAGCAGCAGAAAACCCAGCTGATAAAGGTGAGTTCCGTGTCTTCAACCAATTCACTGAATGGTTCTCTGTTCAAGATCTTGCTGAACGCGTACAAAAGATCGCAAAAGAGGAAGGTTTTGAAACAGAAGTCAAGAAAATTGAAAACCCTCGTATCGAAAATGAGGATCACTATTACAATGCTGTTAACACGAAGCTGCGCGATTTGGGATTAGAACCTCATTTACTTACGGATGATGTTATCCGTGATATCCTTCGTACAGCAGTTGAAAATAAAGACCGAATTATTCAAGAGAACGTATTGCCGTCAATCACTTGGAAGTAA
- a CDS encoding flotillin family protein, translating to MFEGALFLLILGVIGVVALVGGIITFIIFRLRYKTASSNEALIVTGPKLGDPEREKNVFEDDNGRSVKIIRGGGYRLRMFQTVTPIDLTSFQLQVNSEKAYTKEGIPVSVVSTAVISIGSELEIMANFAEKFLGKKQKERESELKDVLNGHLRSIIASLPIEKIYNDFKEVNTQVKKIAESDLKGMGFEITSFALNDVEDVDEENGYIDALGRPHIAEVQKKANMAESDATKETKIYQAKNDQEAQDEENRRLTAVAESTKEKDIKEAEFQKDTNRARANADQAGELERQKLAQQIKEEELKVEYIEKQRGVELEEEENKRRRSIADAEAYEVTKRAQAEADNERIKGESEAEVIRQRGIAEAESKERMAKAMEHYGEAAIMEMLIKVLPEYAEKVSAPISQIKDMKVIDMGGADSRGGSSKVANSVTSTMLGIQESLKETTGMDLKAMLESYVSRGTVNNFSSNEMENYQETAASEEEPKEDQAVGQKEDRAEAQTEENHVDTQTKEDS from the coding sequence ATGTTTGAAGGAGCCTTGTTTTTATTGATCCTGGGAGTGATTGGAGTTGTTGCTCTGGTCGGTGGTATCATCACCTTCATTATTTTCCGCTTGCGCTACAAAACGGCAAGCTCAAATGAAGCTCTCATCGTAACCGGTCCGAAATTAGGTGACCCGGAACGTGAGAAGAACGTATTTGAAGATGACAATGGCAGGTCTGTGAAAATCATCAGAGGTGGCGGATATCGGCTTCGTATGTTCCAAACCGTTACACCGATTGATTTGACTTCATTTCAACTGCAAGTCAATTCGGAAAAAGCTTATACGAAAGAAGGAATTCCTGTAAGCGTGGTTAGTACAGCTGTCATCAGTATCGGCAGTGAACTTGAAATCATGGCGAATTTCGCAGAGAAGTTCTTAGGTAAAAAGCAGAAGGAAAGAGAATCAGAACTGAAAGATGTGTTAAATGGACATTTACGTTCCATAATCGCTTCTCTTCCCATTGAAAAGATCTATAACGATTTCAAAGAAGTCAATACACAGGTGAAAAAAATCGCTGAATCAGATCTTAAAGGAATGGGATTTGAAATCACATCATTCGCTTTGAATGATGTGGAAGATGTTGATGAGGAGAACGGTTATATCGATGCATTAGGACGCCCCCACATCGCTGAAGTACAAAAGAAAGCGAATATGGCAGAATCAGATGCAACGAAAGAAACTAAAATCTACCAGGCGAAAAATGATCAGGAAGCACAAGATGAAGAAAACCGGCGTTTGACTGCTGTTGCAGAATCGACGAAAGAAAAAGATATCAAAGAAGCGGAGTTCCAGAAAGATACGAACCGTGCTAGAGCAAACGCAGATCAAGCCGGAGAACTTGAGCGCCAAAAACTAGCCCAGCAAATCAAAGAAGAAGAGTTGAAAGTCGAGTATATCGAGAAACAACGAGGCGTAGAACTTGAAGAAGAAGAGAATAAACGCCGCCGTTCAATTGCAGATGCTGAAGCTTATGAGGTAACGAAACGTGCCCAGGCGGAAGCGGATAACGAAAGAATCAAAGGTGAATCAGAAGCGGAAGTCATCCGACAACGAGGAATAGCAGAAGCAGAATCCAAAGAACGGATGGCCAAGGCTATGGAACATTATGGCGAAGCAGCCATCATGGAAATGTTAATTAAAGTATTGCCTGAATACGCAGAGAAAGTCTCCGCACCGATCAGTCAAATCAAAGATATGAAAGTGATTGATATGGGTGGGGCCGATTCACGCGGTGGTTCCTCTAAAGTAGCAAACAGTGTCACCTCTACGATGCTCGGCATCCAAGAATCCTTAAAAGAAACCACGGGAATGGATCTGAAAGCAATGCTCGAGAGCTATGTATCCCGCGGAACTGTCAATAATTTCAGTTCTAATGAAATGGAAAACTATCAAGAAACTGCCGCATCCGAGGAAGAGCCAAAAGAGGATCAAGCAGTTGGACAGAAAGAAGATCGAGCAGAAGCACAGACAGAAGAAAATCATGTAGATACACAAACGAAGGAAGATTCGTGA
- a CDS encoding AMP-binding protein, producing MSTYENAWIPTAEQKERTRLYQWMKKHGYTDYEDFQKKSVNDIDWLWDEAVQELGIEWYTPYKETLDTSNGIAYPNWFVDGELNVAHNALDKWAEDPSKKDDVALYWEGDNGDKREYTYEELQQEVNAIANGFENNGITHGDVVTLYMPMLPETLIAMLAVSKVGAVFSPAFSGYKADAIATRIQASKAKALITADGFYRRGKTIPMKDEADLAADQCPSLEHVFVVERAGNEIAWNEYRDLPWSHLQKNETVYNTAVKKTDDPFMLIYTSGTTGKPKGAVHTHAGFPIKSAFDAGICMDLSKDDTLFWYTDMGWMMGPFLVYGGLMNGASIVMFEGTPDYPEPDRLWDLVENYQVTHLGISPTLIRSMMKHGEQWIEKHDLSSLKLIGSTGEPWNTEPWNWLFKHAGNQKVPIFNYSGGTEISGGILGNVLVKPIQPVTFNAALPGMDVNVFDESGQPLLNEVGELVLLKPWVGMTNSFFEDDERYEQTYWSRFKDTWVHGDWVIKDEEGYYTITGRSDDVLNVAGKRLGPAEVESVLVEHKAVIEAGVVGVPHDIKGEEPIAFVVTKPDTEPSEDLLTQLKNHLEQKLGKALAPKKLFIVDDLPKTRNAKVMRRAIKTAYLNEPAGDLSALENPDSVEQIRRIGQGTSTSS from the coding sequence ATGAGTACATATGAAAACGCCTGGATACCTACAGCAGAACAAAAAGAAAGAACTCGGCTTTATCAATGGATGAAGAAACATGGTTATACTGATTACGAAGACTTTCAGAAAAAATCCGTGAACGATATTGATTGGCTCTGGGATGAAGCAGTCCAGGAGTTGGGAATTGAATGGTACACTCCATACAAAGAAACGTTAGATACGTCTAATGGAATCGCTTATCCAAATTGGTTCGTCGATGGCGAACTGAACGTAGCTCACAACGCTTTGGATAAATGGGCAGAAGATCCTTCTAAAAAAGATGATGTCGCTCTTTACTGGGAAGGAGACAATGGAGATAAGCGTGAATATACCTATGAAGAACTCCAACAGGAAGTAAATGCGATTGCGAACGGTTTTGAAAATAACGGCATTACACACGGAGACGTCGTCACACTCTATATGCCGATGCTACCTGAAACGCTGATCGCCATGCTTGCTGTCTCCAAAGTCGGGGCTGTCTTTTCCCCTGCTTTCTCAGGATACAAAGCAGATGCGATTGCTACCAGAATTCAAGCATCGAAAGCGAAAGCACTCATAACTGCTGACGGTTTTTACAGGCGAGGCAAAACGATTCCAATGAAAGATGAAGCTGACCTCGCTGCTGATCAGTGTCCATCTTTAGAGCATGTCTTCGTAGTAGAACGTGCAGGCAATGAAATAGCTTGGAATGAATATCGTGATCTGCCATGGTCTCATCTGCAAAAAAATGAAACCGTTTACAATACTGCGGTGAAAAAGACTGATGACCCTTTCATGCTGATCTATACTTCCGGTACGACAGGGAAACCTAAAGGCGCGGTACATACACACGCAGGTTTTCCGATCAAATCGGCTTTTGATGCCGGGATTTGCATGGATCTCTCAAAAGATGACACATTGTTCTGGTATACAGATATGGGATGGATGATGGGCCCATTCCTCGTGTACGGAGGTCTGATGAACGGTGCATCCATCGTCATGTTTGAAGGGACTCCGGACTACCCAGAACCTGATCGTTTATGGGACTTAGTCGAAAATTATCAAGTGACCCATCTGGGGATTTCTCCCACACTGATAAGATCGATGATGAAACACGGGGAACAATGGATTGAAAAACATGATTTGAGTTCATTGAAACTGATCGGATCTACAGGCGAGCCATGGAATACAGAACCATGGAACTGGTTATTCAAGCATGCCGGAAATCAAAAAGTACCGATTTTCAATTATTCAGGCGGCACTGAAATATCCGGTGGGATTTTAGGTAATGTCCTCGTCAAGCCGATTCAGCCTGTGACCTTCAATGCTGCCCTCCCTGGGATGGATGTAAATGTATTTGATGAAAGCGGGCAGCCGCTACTTAATGAAGTCGGTGAACTTGTACTGCTTAAGCCATGGGTCGGGATGACAAACAGCTTTTTCGAAGATGACGAACGCTATGAGCAAACATATTGGAGCCGCTTCAAAGATACGTGGGTCCATGGGGATTGGGTCATCAAAGACGAAGAAGGTTATTACACAATTACAGGAAGATCAGATGACGTTTTGAATGTAGCTGGTAAACGGTTAGGACCTGCCGAGGTCGAATCGGTCCTTGTAGAGCATAAGGCAGTCATTGAAGCAGGTGTTGTCGGTGTTCCACATGATATAAAAGGCGAAGAACCGATTGCTTTCGTCGTTACTAAACCGGATACAGAACCATCAGAAGACTTATTAACACAATTGAAAAATCATCTCGAACAAAAGCTCGGAAAAGCGTTAGCTCCGAAAAAACTGTTCATAGTCGATGATCTCCCGAAAACCCGGAATGCAAAAGTGATGAGACGTGCTATTAAAACGGCTTATCTGAATGAACCAGCTGGTGACTTGAGTGCTTTAGAAAATCCGGACAGCGTTGAACAAATCCGTCGTATCGGACAAGGCACATCAACTAGTTCTTAA
- a CDS encoding acyl-CoA carboxylase subunit beta, whose product MSINQTLEEKTKKIASGGADKYHEKNTEKGKMFVRERLNLLFDEDMDVEDAFFANCQDESLPADGVVTGIGRINGEKVCVMANDSTVKAGSWGARTVEKIIRIQETALKLNLPMLYLVDSAGARITDQVEMFPNRRGAGRIFHNQIKLSGRVPQVCLLFGPSAAGGAYIPAFCDIVVMVDGNASMYLGSPRMAEKVIGEKVSLEEMGGANMHCSVSGCGDVLAKDESDAIAFARKYMGYFPQSYRELPAKQESLQPAAFDKSIKELIPENQNAPFDMYQLIERLIDEDSFCEIKKKFAPELITGLSRIEGRPVGIIANQPRAKGGVLFPDSADKAAKFIQLCDAFNIPLLFLADIPGFMIGTKVERAGIIRHGAKMLSAMSEATVPKISVVVRKAYGAGLYAMAGPAFEPDACLALPTAQIAVMGPEAAVNAVYANKIAQLPEEDRPAFIKEKHEEYKENIDIYRLASEMVIDDIVQPDRLREELSIRYDSYETKGISFTERKHGVYPV is encoded by the coding sequence ATGTCTATAAACCAAACCTTAGAAGAGAAAACCAAAAAAATCGCTTCTGGCGGTGCTGATAAATACCATGAAAAGAATACGGAAAAAGGAAAAATGTTCGTGCGGGAAAGACTGAATCTATTATTCGATGAGGATATGGATGTGGAAGATGCTTTCTTCGCGAATTGTCAAGATGAGTCCCTGCCAGCAGATGGAGTCGTTACCGGGATTGGAAGAATCAATGGAGAAAAAGTATGTGTGATGGCGAATGATTCAACAGTCAAAGCGGGATCATGGGGAGCACGGACAGTTGAAAAAATCATCCGCATTCAGGAAACTGCTTTGAAATTGAATCTTCCGATGCTTTACTTGGTAGACTCTGCGGGAGCCAGAATCACAGACCAAGTGGAAATGTTCCCGAATCGCCGGGGAGCTGGACGGATCTTTCATAACCAGATCAAGCTCTCTGGCCGTGTGCCTCAAGTGTGTCTGCTATTCGGACCCTCTGCAGCTGGTGGTGCCTACATACCTGCCTTCTGTGACATCGTAGTCATGGTCGATGGCAATGCCTCTATGTATTTAGGCTCGCCGCGAATGGCTGAAAAAGTGATCGGAGAAAAAGTATCCCTTGAAGAAATGGGCGGGGCGAACATGCATTGTTCTGTCTCCGGTTGTGGAGACGTTCTTGCTAAAGACGAAAGTGATGCGATAGCTTTTGCTAGAAAATATATGGGTTACTTCCCGCAAAGTTATCGTGAATTGCCTGCGAAACAAGAATCATTGCAGCCGGCAGCTTTCGACAAATCCATTAAAGAGTTGATCCCTGAAAATCAAAATGCTCCATTCGATATGTATCAACTGATCGAGCGCCTGATCGATGAAGATAGTTTTTGTGAAATCAAGAAAAAATTTGCTCCAGAGCTTATTACAGGATTATCAAGAATAGAAGGTCGGCCTGTCGGTATCATCGCGAACCAGCCTAGGGCTAAAGGTGGCGTATTGTTTCCAGACTCAGCGGACAAGGCAGCGAAATTCATCCAGTTATGTGACGCCTTCAACATTCCGTTATTATTCCTTGCAGATATACCGGGCTTCATGATCGGTACGAAAGTGGAACGTGCTGGGATCATCCGGCATGGTGCGAAAATGCTTTCTGCCATGAGTGAAGCGACCGTTCCTAAAATTTCAGTCGTTGTAAGAAAAGCATATGGTGCAGGATTGTATGCAATGGCAGGTCCAGCATTTGAACCGGATGCTTGCCTGGCTTTACCTACTGCACAAATCGCAGTGATGGGTCCTGAAGCTGCCGTGAATGCTGTTTATGCAAATAAGATCGCTCAGTTACCAGAAGAAGATCGCCCTGCGTTCATTAAAGAAAAGCACGAGGAGTATAAAGAAAACATTGATATATACCGACTCGCTTCTGAGATGGTCATCGATGATATCGTCCAGCCGGATCGACTCCGAGAAGAATTGTCTATCCGTTATGATTCTTACGAGACGAAGGGTATATCATTCACCGAAAGGAAACATGGTGTATATCCAGTTTAA
- a CDS encoding enoyl-CoA hydratase-related protein, which translates to MPSLVSLEEVEPHVYLLMLKRPEAANALSIRLLDDLAEKAEEIKRRPEIRVVLITGEGNKAFCAGADLKERSTMSDDEVIQTVRKIGDTIRLVEEIPVPTIGLLNGVAFGGGLELALACDLRIMSTSAKVGLTETSLAIIPGAGGTQRLTKLIGLGKAKAMIYSAKAVEADRAHKLGLVEYIHEPQFLMQEAKDFASTIARNGPVAIRQAKKAINEGFDAKLEDGLKIERACYEKTIPTSDRIEGLQAFKEKRKPEYKGE; encoded by the coding sequence ATGCCATCACTTGTATCTTTAGAAGAGGTTGAACCACATGTCTATTTATTAATGTTGAAGCGTCCAGAAGCTGCGAATGCTCTGTCAATTCGCCTCTTGGATGATTTAGCTGAAAAAGCAGAAGAAATTAAACGGCGCCCTGAAATTCGTGTCGTCTTAATCACAGGTGAAGGGAACAAAGCCTTTTGTGCAGGAGCAGATTTGAAAGAGCGCTCAACAATGTCTGATGATGAAGTCATTCAAACGGTTCGGAAAATCGGCGACACGATCCGGCTGGTAGAAGAAATTCCAGTTCCGACCATCGGACTTCTCAATGGTGTAGCATTTGGCGGCGGGCTGGAGCTTGCTCTCGCCTGTGATCTCCGCATCATGAGCACATCAGCAAAAGTCGGATTGACAGAAACTTCTCTTGCTATCATTCCAGGTGCCGGCGGGACCCAAAGACTGACAAAATTGATTGGCCTCGGGAAAGCAAAAGCGATGATCTATTCGGCTAAAGCTGTGGAAGCGGATCGCGCTCATAAGCTCGGTCTTGTTGAATACATCCATGAGCCGCAATTCCTCATGCAGGAAGCGAAAGATTTCGCTTCAACCATCGCTCGCAATGGGCCAGTAGCGATCAGACAGGCGAAGAAAGCGATTAATGAAGGTTTTGACGCAAAATTGGAAGATGGATTGAAGATTGAGCGTGCCTGCTATGAAAAGACGATCCCTACTTCCGACCGGATCGAAGGCCTTCAAGCTTTTAAAGAAAAAAGGAAGCCTGAATATAAAGGAGAGTAA
- a CDS encoding hydroxymethylglutaryl-CoA lyase produces MLELPDKVTIKEVGPRDGLQNESEEVPFKDKVAWIDLLSEAGYSYIEFSSFVHPKWIPQLKDARSVATSIRRNPETTYAALVPNMKGLEAALETGVDEVSVFMSASETHNKKNINKSIEETYPVLEEVVKMAKQESKTVRGYVSTVFGCPYEGDVPVEQVAEVSEKLLSMGIDELSLGDTIGVANPKQVDDVLPRLQERLSFDRIAMHFHNTRGMALANVLVSLQHGITTFDASLGGLGGCPYAKGASGNLATDDLVHMLHKMGIETGIDEQKLKEAGDYIQKVLKQSLPSHQMQVLNKERV; encoded by the coding sequence ATGCTGGAATTGCCAGATAAAGTAACCATCAAAGAGGTCGGTCCAAGGGATGGGCTGCAAAATGAATCGGAGGAAGTACCTTTCAAAGATAAGGTGGCCTGGATTGACTTATTATCAGAAGCGGGTTATTCCTATATCGAGTTCAGTTCCTTCGTCCACCCCAAGTGGATCCCTCAATTGAAGGATGCAAGAAGTGTGGCGACATCGATCAGACGTAACCCTGAAACCACCTATGCTGCCCTTGTGCCCAATATGAAAGGTCTGGAGGCTGCATTAGAAACAGGAGTGGACGAAGTTTCTGTTTTCATGTCAGCAAGCGAAACTCATAACAAAAAAAATATTAATAAATCGATAGAGGAAACCTATCCAGTTTTAGAAGAAGTCGTCAAAATGGCGAAACAGGAAAGCAAAACAGTGCGCGGGTATGTGTCTACTGTTTTCGGCTGTCCTTATGAAGGTGATGTTCCTGTTGAACAAGTAGCTGAGGTGAGTGAGAAATTACTGAGTATGGGAATTGACGAGCTTTCTCTTGGAGATACAATCGGTGTTGCGAATCCGAAGCAAGTTGACGACGTCTTACCAAGGCTGCAGGAAAGACTTTCTTTCGATCGGATTGCGATGCATTTTCATAATACGAGAGGGATGGCTTTAGCGAACGTACTGGTCTCTCTTCAACATGGCATCACTACATTCGATGCTTCCTTAGGCGGTCTCGGAGGTTGTCCGTATGCCAAAGGAGCTTCAGGTAACTTAGCGACAGATGACCTTGTGCATATGCTCCATAAGATGGGAATTGAAACAGGGATCGATGAGCAAAAGTTGAAAGAAGCAGGAGATTATATTCAAAAGGTGTTGAAACAATCTCTTCCCAGTCATCAAATGCAAGTCTTGAATAAAGAAAGGGTGTGA
- a CDS encoding acetyl-CoA carboxylase biotin carboxyl carrier protein subunit, protein MSEIKASMAGSVWKLVAKEGEEVSDGQDIVILESMKMEIPIAAETSGVVKELKVGEGDFVNEGDVIAIIE, encoded by the coding sequence ATGAGCGAAATTAAAGCATCAATGGCAGGAAGTGTATGGAAACTAGTTGCAAAAGAAGGAGAAGAAGTGAGTGACGGTCAGGATATCGTCATTTTAGAGTCTATGAAAATGGAAATCCCTATTGCGGCAGAAACATCAGGGGTCGTGAAAGAATTGAAAGTTGGAGAAGGTGATTTCGTCAATGAAGGCGACGTCATTGCGATCATTGAATAA
- a CDS encoding acetyl-CoA carboxylase biotin carboxylase subunit: protein MFTKILIANRGEIASRIIRTCKRLNIKAVAVYSEADQTAPYVQLADESYLIGKPRVNESYLNIEKILRVAKESGAEAIHPGYGLLSENAEFARQTEAAGLTFIGPDADVISKMGDKIAARAEMKKAGVPIIPGTEDAVATAEDAKQLAVDFGYPVMLKAAAGGGGIGMQAVYNDEELEKAFEGNSKRAQAFFGDGKMFIEKLIEDPRHIEIQVLADSHGHAVHLFERECSIQRRHQKVVEEAPSPELTDETRQKMGESALQAVKTLGYTNAGTIEFLVDDDENFYFLEMNTRLQVEHPVTEQITGIDLVEQQLKVAAGEKLSIEQNDLVIDGHAIEVRIYAEDSNTFYPSPGQLTKLTLPEGPGVRHELAVEGNSQVTPFYDPMIAKLVVHGEDRQDAIDRLIKAVHEYEIEGIKSNLTMLKRVITHEKFKQGETKTTFIQDYYLPTLTNQ, encoded by the coding sequence ATGTTTACAAAAATATTGATCGCGAATCGTGGGGAAATCGCTTCCCGCATTATTAGAACCTGCAAACGTTTGAACATCAAAGCTGTTGCCGTCTATTCAGAGGCAGATCAAACAGCACCTTATGTACAGCTTGCTGACGAAAGTTATTTAATAGGGAAACCCCGCGTCAACGAGTCCTATCTGAACATAGAAAAAATATTGAGAGTAGCAAAAGAATCCGGAGCGGAAGCCATTCATCCCGGGTATGGACTGCTTAGTGAGAATGCAGAGTTCGCGCGTCAAACAGAAGCGGCCGGACTTACTTTCATTGGGCCGGATGCGGATGTGATTTCTAAAATGGGTGATAAAATCGCTGCCCGTGCAGAAATGAAAAAGGCGGGAGTGCCTATCATACCCGGAACAGAAGATGCCGTAGCTACTGCAGAAGATGCTAAACAACTGGCCGTAGACTTCGGGTATCCGGTCATGCTGAAAGCAGCAGCTGGTGGCGGTGGTATTGGTATGCAGGCTGTTTACAACGATGAGGAACTTGAAAAGGCTTTTGAAGGGAACTCGAAACGAGCCCAGGCGTTTTTCGGTGATGGAAAGATGTTCATCGAAAAATTGATTGAGGATCCAAGACATATCGAGATCCAGGTTTTAGCAGATTCTCATGGCCATGCTGTCCATTTATTCGAAAGGGAATGCTCCATCCAGCGACGTCATCAAAAAGTCGTAGAAGAAGCTCCTTCCCCGGAACTTACTGATGAGACACGTCAGAAGATGGGGGAAAGCGCGTTACAGGCTGTGAAAACATTAGGCTATACCAATGCAGGGACAATCGAGTTCCTTGTGGACGATGATGAAAACTTTTACTTCCTGGAAATGAACACAAGGCTGCAGGTCGAACACCCTGTCACAGAGCAAATTACAGGCATCGATCTAGTAGAACAGCAGCTCAAAGTAGCCGCAGGAGAGAAATTATCTATTGAACAAAATGATTTGGTCATCGATGGACATGCGATCGAAGTACGGATTTACGCCGAAGACTCGAATACTTTTTACCCATCACCAGGTCAGTTGACTAAATTGACATTGCCCGAGGGGCCGGGGGTCCGTCATGAGCTCGCTGTAGAAGGGAACTCACAGGTCACACCTTTTTATGATCCGATGATAGCAAAATTGGTTGTTCACGGCGAAGATCGTCAGGATGCGATCGATCGACTCATCAAAGCGGTCCACGAATATGAAATTGAAGGAATCAAATCGAATCTCACTATGCTGAAGCGAGTCATCACTCATGAAAAATTCAAACAGGGTGAAACAAAAACGACTTTTATCCAAGATTACTATTTACCGACTTTGACAAACCAATGA